ACCGCCGCTGGGACGGCTGCTGGATCTTGGATTCGGGCTGATAGGTCTCTCCTTGTAAGGTTAAATGAACGCGCGTGTGCAAATTTCGCGCAGGCGTATGATAGACCATATTTTCGCAAGAGCAAGCCCTGAATGCGGAAGTTGCGCAATTAAACCGCAATTCTATGGAGAGGGACGGGAAAAAGGCCGGAAAAGAGAAAAAGTATTTGACATTTACGTGAATAATCATTAGGAATGCGCCCCCGAATTGGAAGATAACGGCAGGATGCCGAAAAACGAGAACGAAGAATTGAACCATGAAGACCTTCTCAGCCAAACCGCAAGAAGTAGAGCGCAAATGGTATGTTATAGACGCTGCCGACAAGGTGCTCGGCCGTGTTGCCGTTGAAGCGGCTAACATTTTGCGTGGCAAGAATAAGACGATTTTTACTCCCCACGTTGATTGTGGCGATTTTGTCATTATCGTGAACGCGGACAAGGTGGTGTTGACCGGAAATAAGGAAAATGCCAAAATTTATACCCGTTTCTCCGGTTACGTCGGCGGTAAGCAGGTGGACACTCCCCGTAAAATTCGCGCTCGCCGTCCTGAACTTCTTCTGGAACTGGCTGTTAAAGGCATGGTTCCTCACACTCGCCTGGGCCGTCAGCAAATGACCAAGCTGAAGGTTTATGCCGGAGCCAGCCATCCGCATGAAGCCCAGCAGCCCACCGCCATTACTCTCTAATTGATTTTTCAGAACATGAGTCAGACAACCCCATACAACGCCACCGGCCGTCGTAAGACCGCCATTGCACACGCTTGGCTTACTGAAGGTTCCGGCCGCATTACCATCAACCGCCGCGGTTTTGAGGAATATCTTCCTACCGTTCAGTTACAGAACGCTGTTCTTCAGCCCTTTCAGGTTACCAACACCATGAACAAGTTTGATGTGAACGTCGTTACCAAGGGCGGCGGGATTCACGGACAGGTGGGAGCCATTCGCATGGCGATCGCCCGTGCTCTCGTTCAGGTTGATGAAGCTTCCCGTTCCCAGCTCCGTGAATTCGGTCTTCTGACCCGTGATTCCCGCATGAAGGAACGTAAAAAGCCCGGCCGTCCTGGGGCCCGCAAGCGTTATCAGTTCTCCAAGCGTTAAGCTTGGCTGGTTGCGAAGGAACTGGCTTTACCATTTCTTTCTCGGAAAAGGAGTACTCCTTGTGGAGTGCTCCTTTTTTGTTGCAGAAAGAACTTTGTTTTTACTGTTTTATACGTCTTTAAACAGCCTTTTCTGGTCGGATTGCTTACGGCGGCTTCAATGATTTTCCTGCATTTGCCGTGAAGGGAACAGGTTTTCCTGTACAGGAATGTCTGGCCGACGAGGGTTACCGATGGTATGGTGTTCCTGCCAGAATAGTATGGCAGCGGTAAATCTGTTCCAGCAGGACAACAAGCGCCAGTTCATGTTGAAGGGTGAATTTGCTCAAGGACAGGATATGGTTGCACCGGGATCGTAATTCTTCCGTATGACCGTCCGAGGCTCCGATGAGAAACGCGATGCGGCGCACGGAATGCATTTGCCAGTCCTTCGCCAGATCGACCAGCTTTTTTGTGGTCCAGAGTTCTCCGCGTTCGTCCATGGCGATGCGCAGACAGCCTTCGCTGGCTGCCAGCAGGCGTTTTGAAACGTCCTGGGAGTTTCCATCCCTGACAAGTTTGAGTTCCGTTTTGCCGAAAGGTCTGAGGCGGTTGAGATAAAATTCCACGCCTTCCTTGGCGTAGCCTAGAGAAGGCTTTCCTGCGGCCAGAATCAGGAATTGCATGGGGAGTCAGGAGTTGGAAGATGAATTAAGGTAGTTCAGCAGGGCGCGGGCCCAGGTTTCCGAAATGCCGCGGATGGCGGCGATAGAAACCGGGTCCGCCTTTTTAATGGCAGTTACGGATTTGAATTTTTCCAGCAACAGTCTTTTTTTTGAGGCGCTCATGCCCGGTGCGTCGTCCAAGGCGCTTTCCCGCATGCGTTTACGGTAGAGCAGTTCGTTATAGCCGTTGGCGAAGCGGTGGGCTTCGTCGCGGATGCGCTGCATGAGTTTGAGGGCTCCCGTGCTGTGAGGCAGGCAAAGGGGCTGGGACTGGTGGGGGAAAAATATTTCTTCCCTCTGCTTGGCCAGGCCTACGATGGGCATGTCTCCCAGGCCGATGGCTTCCAAATCGGCCAGAGCGGAGGAAAGCTGTCCTTTACCTCCGTCCACCACTACCAGATCCGGAACTTTGATGGGGGCTTTTCCTTCCGCGCTGAGTTTCTTAAGCCACTGGTACAGGGTCATGTCCGCCTGCCGTGAGGCTACGGCATCGCTCTCCGCCAGAATGCGGGAGTAACGCCTCCGGATGACTTCCGACATGGAGGCGAAGTCATTTTGTCCGTCTACAGTGCGTATACGGTACCGCCGGTAGGCCTTGTTGTCCGGCCTGCCGTTGGTGAAGCGCACCATGGAGGCCACGATATGGTTGGAAGAGACATTGGAAATGTCAAAGCATTCCATAATGAGTGGGGGAGATTCTAATCCCAGGGCTACCCCCAGTTCCTTCATGTCTTCTTCCGGGTGAACGGTGCCGGGAAGATCGGGAGTTCCTTTTCGGAACCTCCGGGCGGGTTCCAGTACCTTGACCAGATTGTCCCGGATGTCCCGCAGATATGCCGCGCGTTCAAAGTCCAGTTCATCGGCAGCTTCCATCATTTCCCTGGTAAGTTCGTCCAGAGCGCTTTTTTTTCCCGTCCCTTCCAGCAGACGCACCGCCTGGTCAAAGTTCCGGTTGTAATCATTGATGGAAATGCGGCCAACGCACGGAGCGGAGCAGTTGCGAATCACATCCGCATGGCAGTGCCTGAAGTCATGGATACCCGGATTTTTTGTCTTGCAGGTTCGCAGCCGGAAATGCCGGTTGAGCCATTCCTGCGTGGCGTAAAGAGCCTGGGAGTGGACAAAGGGGCCGAAGTAGCGCGCTCCGTCATCTTTGCGCACCCGCGCCAGCTGGAAACGAGGCAGTTTTTCCCCCTTCGGAATTTTCAGCAGGGGGTAGCGCTTGTCGTCCTTCATCTGGATATTGTAATGCGGGCGATATTGTTTAATCAGTTTGCTTTCCAGCAGAAAAGCCTCCTGGTCATTTCTGGTTTCAAAATAATCAAATGACGCAATAGCATTAATGAGCGCTCTTGTCTTATGATTGGAGAGTGTGGCTCCCGTAGGAGAAAAATAATTGCCCAGGCGGCGGTGAAGGTCCTTGGCTTTGCCCACGTAGATGGTATTTCCCCGGGCGTCTTTCATGATATAAACGCCTGGTTTGTGCGGAGTTTCCCTCCAGAGTTCTTTCAGGGTTGGTTGCTCGCGGTCTGCCACGCAGGCATTATGCCATATGAGGCAAGAAATGGAACTGCGGAAACGTACTGTATTACGGCTACTTGGCTTGCCTAGGAAAACTTCTTCTGTATAATCCCCTATGTCTTTTGTATGAACCCTGTACCGTTTACCACGTTGGCCGCCGCCATGGATTTTGTGGTGGGAGATAGAAATTATCCCCTTTCTGAGCTGTTCATGAAAGGCGGTTTCATCATGTGGCCGCTGCTTCTGTTATCCATCGCCGGAGTAGTGGTGCTGGTCATGTGCTGCTTTTCTACCCGTGCTGCCGCCGTTTTGCCTACCAAACTGGTGGAACAGGCGGAATCTTTCATCCGCAAGCGGGATTACACGGGGCTTTCCATCCTCTGCAAGAATGGAGATTCCTGCTACGCTCGCGTGATGTTGACTGTAGCCAACTTCATGTTGCGCAACCCCTCCGCCCAGTTTGAGGAGGTGAGGGAGATAGCCTCTGCGGAAGGAGGACGGCAGGCGGGGTTCCTAAGCCGCCAGATTTCCTGGCTGTCGGATATTGGCGCCGTAGCCCCCATGCTGGGGCTGTTGGGGACCGTGGTCGGGATGATGAAAACCTTTTTTGAGATTGCCAACGGTGATTTTTCCGGGGGCAAGCAACGTATTGACATGGCGGGCGGCGTGGCGGAAGCCTTGATTACGACGGCGGGCGGCCTGATGCTTGGGATTCCCGCCATCCTGGCTTATGTATATTTCCGCAGCCGTGTACACAAACGGGTAGGAGACCTGGAGGCAGCCGTCACGCACAGTGTTTCCGTAGTTGCCACCCAGCTTCAGAAGCCACGAGCCGGTGCAGCTGGGGCTTTTCATGAAGAGGAACTTCCCAGAGTCCCCGTAGATCCCACTTCCCTGCGCGATGTGCGTGGGCTCTAGCCGGAACGCATCTACTTCTCCACCTCACCGGAAGATTGTATGAAATTTCATTATAAAATGCCCAGTCCTATCGGGTTCCAATTAGCCCCCATGCTGGACATCGTATTTCTGCTGCTGGTGTTTTTCATCGTAACCCAGACATTTGAGGATGATGAACCGGATCTTTCCATCAATCTTCCTTCAGCAGAGACTCCCAAGCCCGGTGAAAATGTGTCCAATGAAATTATCGTGAATATCCGTAAAGATGGTACCGTGGTAATCAACCGCCAGCCGTACACAATGCCGCAGCTGGAAGACAAGCTTTTTTCCGTTGCCCGCTTGGACAAAACTATGCTCGTCCGTATCCGCGTGGATGAGAAGGCGGAATCCGGCGTGGTGGTGCATGTGATGGACGCATGTCTGAAGGCCGGGCTGAATAACGTTTCTTTTTCCACGCGTCCTCCGGCTCCATCTTCCATCAATGTTTCCAATTTCCAGGCTTCATGAAAGCGTTCTTTTCCATTAATGCAGGTTTAATAACTTTGGCGATGTTTTCTGCCGCCCAAGAAAATATTCCGGATGCCGCTCCTATCGCGGATGGTCCGCTGGTCGCTAATCCGGAGCTGGATACGCTGGATATGGCGGACATGCTGTACAAGCAGGC
This region of Akkermansia muciniphila genomic DNA includes:
- a CDS encoding MotA/TolQ/ExbB proton channel family protein yields the protein MNPVPFTTLAAAMDFVVGDRNYPLSELFMKGGFIMWPLLLLSIAGVVVLVMCCFSTRAAAVLPTKLVEQAESFIRKRDYTGLSILCKNGDSCYARVMLTVANFMLRNPSAQFEEVREIASAEGGRQAGFLSRQISWLSDIGAVAPMLGLLGTVVGMMKTFFEIANGDFSGGKQRIDMAGGVAEALITTAGGLMLGIPAILAYVYFRSRVHKRVGDLEAAVTHSVSVVATQLQKPRAGAAGAFHEEELPRVPVDPTSLRDVRGL
- a CDS encoding excinuclease ABC subunit UvrC; translation: MADREQPTLKELWRETPHKPGVYIMKDARGNTIYVGKAKDLHRRLGNYFSPTGATLSNHKTRALINAIASFDYFETRNDQEAFLLESKLIKQYRPHYNIQMKDDKRYPLLKIPKGEKLPRFQLARVRKDDGARYFGPFVHSQALYATQEWLNRHFRLRTCKTKNPGIHDFRHCHADVIRNCSAPCVGRISINDYNRNFDQAVRLLEGTGKKSALDELTREMMEAADELDFERAAYLRDIRDNLVKVLEPARRFRKGTPDLPGTVHPEEDMKELGVALGLESPPLIMECFDISNVSSNHIVASMVRFTNGRPDNKAYRRYRIRTVDGQNDFASMSEVIRRRYSRILAESDAVASRQADMTLYQWLKKLSAEGKAPIKVPDLVVVDGGKGQLSSALADLEAIGLGDMPIVGLAKQREEIFFPHQSQPLCLPHSTGALKLMQRIRDEAHRFANGYNELLYRKRMRESALDDAPGMSASKKRLLLEKFKSVTAIKKADPVSIAAIRGISETWARALLNYLNSSSNS
- the rpsI gene encoding 30S ribosomal protein S9 is translated as MSQTTPYNATGRRKTAIAHAWLTEGSGRITINRRGFEEYLPTVQLQNAVLQPFQVTNTMNKFDVNVVTKGGGIHGQVGAIRMAIARALVQVDEASRSQLREFGLLTRDSRMKERKKPGRPGARKRYQFSKR
- the rplM gene encoding 50S ribosomal protein L13 codes for the protein MKTFSAKPQEVERKWYVIDAADKVLGRVAVEAANILRGKNKTIFTPHVDCGDFVIIVNADKVVLTGNKENAKIYTRFSGYVGGKQVDTPRKIRARRPELLLELAVKGMVPHTRLGRQQMTKLKVYAGASHPHEAQQPTAITL
- a CDS encoding 23S rRNA (pseudouridine(1915)-N(3))-methyltransferase RlmH — encoded protein: MQFLILAAGKPSLGYAKEGVEFYLNRLRPFGKTELKLVRDGNSQDVSKRLLAASEGCLRIAMDERGELWTTKKLVDLAKDWQMHSVRRIAFLIGASDGHTEELRSRCNHILSLSKFTLQHELALVVLLEQIYRCHTILAGTPYHR
- a CDS encoding ExbD/TolR family protein, with product MKFHYKMPSPIGFQLAPMLDIVFLLLVFFIVTQTFEDDEPDLSINLPSAETPKPGENVSNEIIVNIRKDGTVVINRQPYTMPQLEDKLFSVARLDKTMLVRIRVDEKAESGVVVHVMDACLKAGLNNVSFSTRPPAPSSINVSNFQAS